The following nucleotide sequence is from Juglans microcarpa x Juglans regia isolate MS1-56 chromosome 6D, Jm3101_v1.0, whole genome shotgun sequence.
TGTTCTCAAAATCGTCGagggaagaatttttttttttttttttttttttacgccATTATACTATATTTTACATACAGGATAATAATAGAATTACAATCATTTTACtaccattttattatttttaatatatttgttttttttctttgaagtaattttttaatatctttaattattaagaaaaaatttaaaaaatctataatttttttaatagtcatttttttaaattttaaattaaaaaaatttaaaaaaattaaaaattaaaaagaatagtaCAAGAGTGATCAGAGTATCGTTATTCATTCATTTATCAATACTCTTACTTCCTGACACTCCTCTGTCTCAACCTCTCTATATATACCGAAATCATCCAATAAAACCTTCATTGCCGCTCATTAAGCCACGGGGACACGATTACGAACAGTAGACTCGGAGACCAGCTCTCCTCCTCCGTCCGTCCGTTCGCGAAGCAGTCCACACTTTATAATAATGTCACGCATTTTCCCTAACCCTAAGCTCCTATCCTCACTACTGAACCCCAAACGTACAAAACCCTAAAAAATCTGACCATTTTTAGGAtcagtattttgtttggatttgatcGAGCAAACTTTTTCGTTAATTACCTTGATCGCCGCCAGTGACGATGGAAACACGGCATCTGATTAAGCGGGCCAAATACAAAACCACGGCAAAGGGCTCCGGGATTCCTGGTGTACTGGAAATGGTACATGCCAGCATagttcatttttattgttatttctcGTGAATTTGGTAAAAGGATTTCCTTATTAATACTACCgtttacttgttaaaaaaaaaaaaaaatggtaaaaggATTTTGGAGAAAGAAACTATTTGCATTGGGTAATTCATTATCATGCATTACCTGCCCATTCATAATGTTCCTTTGCACGTTATAGTTAGTTTTTGGATATGATGGTGATACACATGATGCTGTTATTAGGTTTAACAATCGATTTTGCAATCTGGGCTTTGTTGCTAATGGGATTCAGTTTTACATGCGCAGATTATTATACGTAGTTTGATGTTAAGGCAATGCAATCCTGTGTTTTATCATGCCAATTGAAACAGTTTAATGATGCTCATAGACTGTTGATGTGAATGGAGGTGTGCAAGTGACATGAAAATGAAGTGTTCCATTCGTGCACTAGGGGTGTTAAGGTCATATATGTGACGAAGTAAAAGCACAAGACTTTATTAAGATCATTGCTGAACCAACACATTATTtcttatagttatttttattaggaattgaaGTTGAAAGTTTTATTTAAAGGAGGTGCGCATATGATTTCTTAGGTGATGCGTGGATTACTCTTATCCAtatctttataacttttataatattattcctgttattttgttttggtaGACCAAGAACAAGATTGTGTTCAAGCCTAACGATCCCACTTCAGTCACAATGATCAATGTAGATTTTAGATCAATAAAAGGTATTTATTGTTTGCTGGATATATTGGCCATAATATCTTGATCCTTATCATTGTTCATTCtgtttgttttgtattttagtCATATTCAACAATCATGTAAGTTTTGGTTATGCTTGTCTCCTAGTAATTGAAACGCTTTTGTCGAGTGGCGTTTGTAACATTAAATCATGGCATAGgcgtgttttttattttttttatttttttattttagggaGGATGGATTTTCCATTAAATTGCTGATCATTTTGAGAACTCATGCGGCTATGTTGTTTTCATTCTCTTCTCTGGTATTTATGGCATGTTTTGTGTGAAAAATTCGTTGATGTCTTTCCTTCTCTCTGTGAATGTTCAGGTCATAAAAACACCAAAGAGGGATCAAGCAATCCACCATTGATTAATCTCATCCTTGATCAGGTTTTTTCTTTAGTCAATAACTGTGATGCAACACCTTTTAATGCTTTAGCCTCTAAGACACTATGCCTAACTATCCACCCATCATTAATGAATGGGTCTCATACGTTACGCATGAGATACTCGTGATTATAAATTGACTTTTTGTTAGCAGTTATATAGATAGTAGTAAGTgttatttttcttctccctcCCCCCCTCCCTTTTTATCATTGATGAACTTCGCCAGTTTATATCGTGTGTTATTCCAGGGTGGAAGTTACATttttgagtttgaaaatttCTCGGATCTTCAAGTTTGCCGAGAATTTGTTGGTAAGTCTCAGTTACATCCACCATGCTGATTTGCAAGTTTCCTAGGCCATCATAACATACCATTAATCTAGTTTAAAGCTTTAGACATTCTGCTAGGCCAGCATTGTTTTTATGGATCTTCCCTGTTGTGCATTTAAAGAATCGCCTTTTGCAACTACTAATTGTAGGGTCCTAGGAAGAATGTAcctgtttcttttctttttacatactCTTTCAGTCCACTACTTTTTCGATGACAtggtattattttatatagtgatATTGTGATTATTCTCCTTGCATTTTCCCTTGCTGAAAATTGTTTGTCCTGAAGATGTGGTGTCTCTTCCTTACTAACAGTAAATTCTCTTGCAAAGTCCGGGGAGGGTTTGATAGCCACTTCTGATAGACCTGTGGTTGCTTCCCACGATGAACAACTCAGTACAGCAGAGATGGAGCTTCGAATGAAGCTATTGCAAGAGAATAGGTAAATTTACTTTTGGGAACTTTTGTCAAAGACCCCATATACTTCGAGGTACTTAGGTTTAGTATATTGCGCAATTTGTTTCAAGAATTAGGTCCCTCTGTTAATTTTGTAGCCATCAATGTCAACTGAAAATGTGTGGCAGTTTCATAAGAAAGAGTTTTATTCTTTGAAAAAGATTAGAactgcagagagagagagagagagagagagagagagaccaccGAGGTCTGACCACCCCCATGGTGATCAGAACGTGATCACCCCATGGTGGTGGGGTGGCCTTGAgtacaaaaactttttttttatcataaaaaaattatttgcttttttcaataataaaattttcatgggGCAGCTTCATTTACTGTTACGTGTTTGCAGTTAACGTTGATGGATGGAAACAATTAATGGAGGGACCCAATTTTAAGTAAcctgaactttttttttttactagcaataagagaattttattgacaagtaaataggcattagaccaagtacacaggaagtaacTAAAATACCTGTATAAAAAAAGTAGCTCATACCACAAGTggttatttctaaaaaaacaatGAACAAGGGGCCGAATCCTATGTATCCCATAGAATAAGTTGTGTTTgaccaaaattttcttttactttatcCTACATAGAATCCATTTTTTTGTACGTTTACTGGATTGCTTACTTTGAATGTGGTATTTTCCTACACCTTGTGTTTTTTCTGTTTCTAAATTCCTGGTTATTGTTTGACATCATTTAACTTTTACAGTGAGTTGCAGAAACTTCATAAGCAATTTGTGCTTGGTAATATCTTGACGGAATCTGAGTTCTGGGCTACAAGAaaggtttgttttcttttttgattatTTATACGATGTGTTGccttttgctttttgtttagcatttgaaatatgagatccacatgaTCAGAGCTTTTTTATAGTCTTCCAATGGAAGATATTTACAGAAAAAGAATCCAGTAACATTCCCATTGTAAACTTTTAATTAAAAGCCGTTTCCCTTTTGACGGGATTTTAACATTTTCtgcttttaaaatttaatacagAAGTTGCTGGATGGAGACAGCAGCCAAAAGTCAAAACAACAGATTGGTTTTAAAAGTTCAATGATCCTAGACACACTGCCGTTGCACGATGCTCGGGTACAaccgtctctctctcatgcatgtGTTGTTTTAATCAGGCACTTTGAGCTTCTGCATCTTTGTATTATGTTGTAAAGACCATATAGATCTAAACCAATACATCTCTTTGAAACAAGTcttatcattattattcaattttcttttgttgctaATAATTCATGTGTTTTTCCTCCATTGGTTACCTTTCAGTCGTGATTTTATGCATGAAGACTAATTGTTCTCTTtcgtcttttttattttcttttgtattctCACAGACAAACAAGCTTACATTCAACTTGACACAAGAGACCAAATATCAGGTTTcaattgttttgctttttttttccttttcttttttggtgctTAATAGCAgctaatttttctttatctctTCATGATGTCAATGCTATCTAGCTATCATTTGTAACACAGTTGGCTCAGGTGTCAGCATGGATTTAAGCATTGGCATTATATAGATAGGTGCCTATTGGCTTGATATGGGTTGTGACACTGGTATGCAGAATGACATGCAGAAGTATTTTAATAAGATGAAAGAAAGATGAGTGACACATATTCAGGTTTTGACTATAAATgtacattagtattaaaaagCTTACAAAAGATGGATTTACATGTACAAAAAAACTTGCGAAAGATggtttttgaacaaattatatgaaatattgaatctcaaaaaaatttggTGCTCTTGTGTGGTTGTTTTGAGAGAAAAGATTCTAGTGGTTGAAGCTTGTGagtatttatttatcttaacaAGGATAGTTTTGACTCGTCAGAGTGCAGCCTAATGGTCAAAAGGCGGACATGGGATGTGTTGTAAACATATTGAGTTTGATTGCGCGATAGGAGTTCCCTTGGATTACCTATTAAACGATTCTAGCTGGTGGAGTAGTGTGTCCAAGGTTTACTCTCCTGCGTGGGTCAACGTTGGCAAGGTTTCACGtcataaaatgaaaatgggaTGAGTTGTAGGCTTATGCATCCTCGGTTTGATTCCGTACTAAGAGTCCCTTTGGATTACTAAATACATGGTTCTAGTGGGTGGGGTTGTGTCGAGGGTTTACTCTCCGGGGGTGGCTTCGAAGTGCCTTGGCATGGTGAGGTTCCACGTCATTATGAAAACATGGATACTTTTGATACTGTCATAGTTATATTGATTCTTAAGTTTGTGCATGCTCAAATATTGAATTGTAAGCTACAGTTCTTCCATTGTCTGAGATAAGACTTTGTTGGGATTTAAGACATTGGTGTGGTAGAGAGGTTGCTTGACCATCATGGCATCTTTATGCTGCTTACTTTTCCTTGGTGTTTATGTACTCTTGTCTTTCAGATTTTTGCTCTGAAACCAGCTGTTCAACAGGCATTCCTTAATCTCGTTCCTAATAAGGTAGCAAGGACATTGAAGCAATTTCTTCTTTTCACTTTAATTATCAAGAATGTttttttatgtcataaaattttattgaaacaagtaaataggcatagctgAAGTACACAGGAAACTTTAATGATCAAGAATGTTTGGTTATCAGATGATTTCATGAGAACGAGTCATACTGATTTCTCGTGTACTATGCTCAAAGCATGCACTGGTGTTtttctcctttgttttgaaTTTCAGATGACAGAAAAGGACTTCTGGACAAAATATTGTAGAGCTGAATTActtcattttaaaagaaatgccATGGCAGCCGCAGCAGAGGCTGCTGAAGATGAGGATTTATTCATTTTCCTGAAGGATGATGACATATTGGCAAGTGAAGCTCGGCGGAAGGTGCTCTTCCTGAGAAAGTTGGGATTTCCTTTTTTTGTCCTTGAACAATTTTGCTGCATTACTTTTTGTTGATTACTTAAGTACTTTTGCAAATCCTTACATGGTATTTTTTGTTGACAGATTCGGCGAGTTGATCCAACTCTAGACATTGAGGCTGACCAAGGGGATGATTACATGCATCTGCCAGTATGTGGGATAAGACCATTCTTTTGATTTCTGTTGGTTGGTTTCTATAGATTTAATTCTTGATTTTAAATAGGTCTAGCTGGTAGCTAGTATTGAAATCTGTATTTCatgatacaattttttttttaataagcaagCGAGATTATTTAAAAGCCTAAGTGTGTACCCAAATACACAAGAAGTATGCAAGAAAACCACCCAAACAGAAGGGAAAAAACCACCAACCTAACCTTTAAACCGACCAGATCCTATTCGACAGAAACAAACTACCCCTCCAGAGATTATCCACATCAGACTTTACAAGTTATGTACCACAGCCTGGAAAAGCACCTCAAACCCCCCACATAAAGCAAAACCAAAATTGAGGACTCTCCCTGATCAAGCACAAATCACTTCATGGTGTGGCCTTGATATGCCCACAATTAGTCCTCCCTTTAGCTCTACCTAGACTCACACTTGCACAATCATTGCTAATGGAAGTGTATAGCCTTCTCAACTCTCTATTGCAGTTATTACCCAATTTAGAATCAGATACCAAAGACTCCATCTTGAAGGATGTACGACTTGCTTCAATGGCCAAAAACAAGGCTTAAAGGGACTCCTCATAACCATCATAGGAAAGTCCCCCCACATGACGGATATCCTTCAGCCTTCAAAACTCAGGTGGAGACTTTTTCCTTATTCTTAACCTTTTTCAGTAATTGGCAGATGACTGCTCAATGCCTCAATGGGAGGGGATCTTCCTTAAAGAACACTGCCAAATCTAGGCTAGACTAAGAGGCCGAAAACCACACACCAAATACACCCTCGTATCCTTCTTTTTGCTGACGATACTTTAATTTTTAGTGAGACTAATTAGGATCATCTTCTTTCTTTGAGAGCCCtcttgttatgttttgaagctgtttttggatttgattgATATCTTGGGTTGTAAGGTCTCATCACTACCTATGAGATATCTTGGTCTTCCTTTGGGTGCTCCTCACAAATCTCTTTGATGATTTGGGCTGgtgtgattgagaagattgagaggAGGCTGGCTGTTGGAAAAGGatatatttgtctaaagggggaagaGTTACTTTGATTAGGAGTACGTTCTCTAATCTTCCAAcgtatttcctttctcttttccctTTGTCTGCAGGGGTGACCAATAGAATTGAGAGGATTTTTCGGAATTTTTTGTGGGGGCAATAATGGAGAGGAAAGAAAGTTTCACTTGGTAAGTTGGAACAAGCTTTGCTCACTGGTTTCTTGTGGAGGATTGGGGGTTTGAAATATGAGGCTTTTCAACAAAGCTCTGCTTGGGAAATGGCTATGGCAGTATCACCTTGAGAGGAATGCgttatgaagaaatattattgatgttaaatatgggaggatGTAGGggagttggtgttctaatgaagttagaggagtgtatggggtgggtttgtggaaatcTATTCCGTTTGGTTGGGGGATTTGCCAATCATATTAAATACAAGGTGGATAATGCGGCAAGGATtaatttttggcatgatatttggtgtggggatacGACTCTTAAGAATGTCTTTCCTTCCTCTTTAGGATTGCAAGAGATCAAGAAGCTGCAGTGGCTGATTCCTTTATTGTTttaaacaacaatattcaatggAATGTAAATTTCATTAGAGCTGtgcatgattgggaagtgaatgtcgtttcttatttatttattttttttggaaggttatatgatatgaagattgtTCAAGGAAGGGAGGATAATTTGCTGTGGATTCACGCTGGAAATTCCAGATTTATGGTTAGCTCCTTTTTTTGGATGTCTTCATGCGTCAGACACCTGCATCACAATTCATGCCGGTATCACTCAGGACATCGGCAGCTTGCTATCTAACTGCCCTCAGTCACCAGTTGCAAATGGGGTTGGTACCTTTTTCCAGGGTTCACTTTCAGTTGAAGATGGGGGGTCCTTCCAGGGTTTTGAGTACTTTGGAAGAAGCAGACAAGCCTTTTTCAGAAATTGAAAATGGGGTAACagaaggtagtgcttcccctaCCTGTTCTATGCCTCTTGAGGGAGCAGTAGGATCTGGCAAAGTGGCACAGAAAGGATTGTCCTGGGGTGGGGCACCTACAAGCAATGTCATCGTCGATGGAACGATGACACCTATGTCGGAGGTGAAGGAACCGTTAATGGTGACAACAATATTGGATGGCAACAATATAGCTGTTGAGGAGGTTTGAGATTTGAATGCAGGATATGGCggggaggaaattatgggtttgtCGTTGGTACCTTGTGAGGAGGAATGTCTAGGGTCGGGAGTGTAGTTGGGAACTATGTCTAGGGATAATGTTGTTCTCCTAGGTTCTCTCCCTCCGATAAACAATATAGCGGATTTACCATCGGATTGGGTTCTGCATaaggttaacgagattcagTATCTTGTGGGGCTTTCATATGGAaaatgtgaagaccaatttaaagcactactcactgcgattgaggcaggccacttgtttaaaaccaaatcaagttttaagaaaagcagggagcTTTTAAAGCGTCTTTCTTGGGTAATCAATTATGACGCTAAgggaggtagctcaagtcgagggaagactAAAGGGAGGGCTTTATGAAGATGTCCTCGTAGAGGGAGTTTCAAGAGGAGTATTAGTCTTaagggaaacaaggggttggggatGGAGAGGCGTGTTCTATTCcaattcgggcttggtgtatttcggatagatttctaattttcacgggctttttgggtcgttaggagctctctagtatgggttaggtattttcttgtatacgttcagtgtacttggttactcctattgatatatatatatatatataatatttttacttaaaacttGTCATTGTGTCAATGAattcccttggaagtgcatttggagaTCAAAGGTGCCTAGTAAGGTTGCATTTTTCTTCTGGTTGGTGTCACTTGGAAAATTTTTGACcatggataatttgagaaagcatGGATTATTTATTGTGGATTGGCgcttcatgtgtaagaaagatggtAAATCTATTGAccatttatttcttcattgtgaggtggctaagacttagtgggatgagatttttggtaggaCAGGTATTggttgggtgatgcctaagcaaGTGGTAGATCTTTCAGTGCGTTGGCAAGGTTTTAAATGGTGTCATCGTATTGTTGCtatatggaagatgatccctttatgtttgatgtagtgcttatggttggaaaggaatgggcggtgttttgaagatagagaacttagagagtttttcttttgtactttgtgtatttgggcaaaggctcttgtattgaatggagataatcttcatgatttgcttttaGCCTATTCTAGTTCCTTCTCTAGttcctagcttgtatttaggtgttttctcttgtatacttcttgtgtacttggactatgcctatttacttgtcaatataattttcttattacctataataataataaataaataaaaacaatccaCTCAAGAGAGCTAGCCACAACTCCTGAAGGACCTAAAGAAACTACCAAAGCACCCTTCAAACCAAGATGGGCAGGGGGTGCCCCCCCTCAGTATCTCAGAGTTGCTGATATTATACTTTATAAGCCACACTTAAATACTGTTGGAGAAACCGTACTTATTGAAAGTGtcccctttttctttccccttatTTTAATTGGGTGATAAATACCATTTATATGACAAGATTCGCAGTCGATACTTTGTCAATTCTGCATATATGGGGAGTAGAAGATAACAAAAACTATCATTTTTAAGCTCTGgttaattttcattattatggGCATGATCTTGTATTTCCATAGTGTAAATGctcttgaatttattttgaagtGATCTGGTTGTATGTTGCAGGATCATGGGATTTTTCGTGATGGTAGCAAGGAAATAACTGAATCACAGCACGAGCTATATAGGAGAACTTTCTTGCAAGACTTGAACCGACAGGGTGAAGTTGTTCTTGAAGGAAGAACTATAGGTAAGAATCTCTCAACTtatcctttttaattttaaatgagcTAATAAATGACAAATGTCATATGTGGGCCGTTTCTTactgaatttcattttttaaacagtaatttgataaaaaaaaattaaaatgttgcaGTTTGTTTTGcttatgagttttatttttattcattcacTTTAGGCAGATAACTCTGGCTTATAAACCTTAATGTAGATGTAGAGTTGGACAATCCAACAAAAGTAGCAGAAGCACTTGCGCAGTCAAGACAGGGTTAgcgttatttttttattttttgttttttcttccatttgatTTCAACCCTTCATCCTCCCCCACTGGAAAaatagggaaaaagaaaagaaaaaatacttcCGCTTCCTTTTCTTCCAGTCTTATACAGAATCTGCACTTATCATTTACTACTGTTGTGAAGAATCTGATGCAACTGCAAAGGAGGAGAGACTTTATAGGACCTCTCGGATGACTGAGATGGAGGACCTTCAGGCACCTCATGATCATCCTTTTGCTCCACTTTTTATCAAGGTTACTTTGTCTTATTACACAATTTCtctaaattatttacatttagaTGTTTTATGCTGAGTTTTTTGAAAATCAGGATCCACGTGATTACTTTGATTCTCAACAAGCTAATGCACTTAAAACTTATGATGATACACGAGCTGGAACAGAACAACTGAGTTGTAGTCTGAATACTGAGGAAGCATATGGCTTTTTGAGGAGTTCTATATCTGAGATCAAGGCTATGGGATTGAGTGCTCATATGGTCAGACCTGAGGTTGCACTTACGGTATAACATCTTTGTTTCGCGTCGTCTTTAAGATGTTAGATATGATATTAATggttcaaaaaaagaaagatattacaTATGCTACgctatgaatattatttatatattcatattttgaCTGTTATTTTGTTTGATTCAGGTCATTAATGGATTGACCCAGAATATCTCAAGTACCAAGTATCAACTGGGGAAGAATGTTCACGAGAGTGTACTGGACAGGCTACCTAACACAACTAAAGAGGAACTGCTACATGTGAGTGGGCGTGAGTttctagaaataataaattgcTGCTTTtactaaaatgttaatagaactcttttttttttttccttttaattttgtatatattgtataaaattttcttttttggggcatattattgttattaagaagagtattttctattttccaGCATTGGATATCCATTCAAGAATTATTGAGGCACTTTTGGTCTTCATATCCAATCACTACGTCGTATCTTTATGCCAAGGTAAGTGTTGTATTGTATAATGGGCTTACGACCCTCTGTTTTTTCAATAGGGTCTTCGTGCTTATGCAAAGGTAAAGGTAAGTGTGGTGTTTTTGTTAAACATGCCCTTTTCCGTGTTTGTTTGTATGGAGAAGAGTCAAAGTAATGTTAGTAAAATTACTTGTAAGCTTCTTGAGTAAAGCACATAAAACTATAATTTTGCACTGTTAAGTTAAACAAAGGTGTGTTTAGTGCAATTTATAGGCTATTCAAACTATAAGCCATGTCGAGTTTGTTGGTTATGTGCTAAAGTTTAAGGTTTTTGGTGGCATACTGGTTTAAGAACACCCAAAACGATATATGTTTTATGTAAATGGTTTGGTTCACAATTATGGTTCTTGAAGAGTCGAGAAGTTTTCCTATATCAATATTTTgcctattatcaataaaattcttatttactgataaaaaagaagaagaagaagttttcCGATATTTGGGCCACGCGTGATAGTTAATACTTAGGCCCCATTTTGGAGCATGGTGGTTAGTTAGGCTCTGTTGTTTACGTTGACAGGGGTTTGGATGGGATTTGCAAGGGAGCTTGTGATTGAATCCACAGTGGTGAGAGAAGGTGGACTGATTCGTATCTTCGAGAGAGTTAGGAGGTTCAAATAGGAGCTGTTACTGGGGCTGGGCACTGCAAAATGGCTTGGAAGAGCTTTGGAGGATTGTGCGATAAGCAAAAGGAGGGACTTCTATATGTCAATAAGGGAGGGCCACCGGAGTGTCATAGCTCAGCGTTGTTCGAATAACTGGGGAAGATTTATGGAAGTGGCAGCGTATGGTGAAGGGAATCGCAGAAGTTGTATTATTATTCCTGAAGGTGAGGGGGCAAGGGGTTGGAGAAGAATGAATGAGGTTTTATTGGAGGCTACCCTGGTGGACAGAAACGTAGG
It contains:
- the LOC121234841 gene encoding general transcription and DNA repair factor IIH subunit TFB1-3-like isoform X2, yielding METRHLIKRAKYKTTAKGSGIPGVLEMTKNKIVFKPNDPTSVTMINVDFRSIKGHKNTKEGSSNPPLINLILDQGGSYIFEFENFSDLQVCREFVVNSLAKSGEGLIATSDRPVVASHDEQLSTAEMELRMKLLQENSELQKLHKQFVLGNILTESEFWATRKKLLDGDSSQKSKQQIGFKSSMILDTLPLHDARTNKLTFNLTQETKYQIFALKPAVQQAFLNLVPNKMTEKDFWTKYCRAELLHFKRNAMAAAAEAAEDEDLFIFLKDDDILASEARRKIRRVDPTLDIEADQGDDYMHLPDHGIFRDGSKEITESQHELYRRTFLQDLNRQGEVVLEGRTIDVELDNPTKVAEALAQSRQESDATAKEERLYRTSRMTEMEDLQAPHDHPFAPLFIKDPRDYFDSQQANALKTYDDTRAGTEQLSCSLNTEEAYGFLRSSISEIKAMGLSAHMVRPEVALTVINGLTQNISSTKYQLGKNVHESVLDRLPNTTKEELLHVSGPLDIHSRIIEALLVFISNHYVVSLCQGEQTEGSHVKNLSAARGNKGIGSLRAPPAGFPPCSSYASGSRCCFPTLRVGFTEENGKGWREA
- the LOC121234841 gene encoding general transcription and DNA repair factor IIH subunit TFB1-3-like isoform X4, translated to METRHLIKRAKYKTTAKGSGIPGVLEMTKNKIVFKPNDPTSVTMINVDFRSIKGHKNTKEGSSNPPLINLILDQGGSYIFEFENFSDLQVCREFVVNSLAKSGEGLIATSDRPVVASHDEQLSTAEMELRMKLLQENSELQKLHKQFVLGNILTESEFWATRKKLLDGDSSQKSKQQIGFKSSMILDTLPLHDARTNKLTFNLTQETKYQIFALKPAVQQAFLNLVPNKMTEKDFWTKYCRAELLHFKRNAMAAAAEAAEDEDLFIFLKDDDILASEARRKIRRVDPTLDIEADQGDDYMHLPDHGIFRDGSKEITESQHELYRRTFLQDLNRQGEVVLEGRTIDVELDNPTKVAEALAQSRQESDATAKEERLYRTSRMTEMEDLQAPHDHPFAPLFIKDPRDYFDSQQANALKTYDDTRAGTEQLSCSLNTEEAYGFLRSSISEIKAMGLSAHMVRPEVALTVINGLTQNISSTKYQLGKNVHESVLDRLPNTTKEELLHVSGPLDIHSRIIEALLVFISNHYVVSLCQD
- the LOC121234841 gene encoding general transcription and DNA repair factor IIH subunit TFB1-3-like isoform X3, producing the protein METRHLIKRAKYKTTAKGSGIPGVLEMTKNKIVFKPNDPTSVTMINVDFRSIKGHKNTKEGSSNPPLINLILDQGGSYIFEFENFSDLQVCREFVVNSLAKSGEGLIATSDRPVVASHDEQLSTAEMELRMKLLQENSELQKLHKQFVLGNILTESEFWATRKKLLDGDSSQKSKQQIGFKSSMILDTLPLHDARTNKLTFNLTQETKYQIFALKPAVQQAFLNLVPNKMTEKDFWTKYCRAELLHFKRNAMAAAAEAAEDEDLFIFLKDDDILASEARRKIRRVDPTLDIEADQGDDYMHLPDHGIFRDGSKEITESQHELYRRTFLQDLNRQGEVVLEGRTIDVELDNPTKVAEALAQSRQESDATAKEERLYRTSRMTEMEDLQAPHDHPFAPLFIKDPRDYFDSQQANALKTYDDTRAGTEQLSCSLNTEEAYGFLRSSISEIKAMGLSAHMVRPEVALTVINGLTQNISSTKYQLGKNVHESVLDRLPNTTKEELLHHWISIQELLRHFWSSYPITTSYLYAKTEGSHVKNLSAARGNKGIGSLRAPPAGFPPCSSYASGSRCCFPTLRVGFTEENGKGWREA
- the LOC121234841 gene encoding general transcription and DNA repair factor IIH subunit TFB1-1-like isoform X1; translated protein: METRHLIKRAKYKTTAKGSGIPGVLEMTKNKIVFKPNDPTSVTMINVDFRSIKGHKNTKEGSSNPPLINLILDQGGSYIFEFENFSDLQVCREFVVNSLAKSGEGLIATSDRPVVASHDEQLSTAEMELRMKLLQENSELQKLHKQFVLGNILTESEFWATRKKLLDGDSSQKSKQQIGFKSSMILDTLPLHDARTNKLTFNLTQETKYQIFALKPAVQQAFLNLVPNKMTEKDFWTKYCRAELLHFKRNAMAAAAEAAEDEDLFIFLKDDDILASEARRKIRRVDPTLDIEADQGDDYMHLPDHGIFRDGSKEITESQHELYRRTFLQDLNRQGEVVLEGRTIDVELDNPTKVAEALAQSRQESDATAKEERLYRTSRMTEMEDLQAPHDHPFAPLFIKDPRDYFDSQQANALKTYDDTRAGTEQLSCSLNTEEAYGFLRSSISEIKAMGLSAHMVRPEVALTVINGLTQNISSTKYQLGKNVHESVLDRLPNTTKEELLHHWISIQELLRHFWSSYPITTSYLYAKVSRLKEAMSKIYPQLEEIKESVPSELRQQVFLLVRPMHQALDAAFQHYESDLQKRTAKGGEKPNGYV